The nucleotide sequence GGATGGTCTTGCGCAGCCGGATCGACTTCGGCGTGACTTCGACCAGCTCGTCGACGTCGATATAGGCCAGCGCCTTCTCCAGCGTCATGCGGAGCGGCGGCGTCAGCCGCACCGCCTCGTCCTTGGAGGTGGTGCGGATGTTGGTGAGCTTCTTGCCCTTGATGACATTGACCTCGAGGTCGTTGTCGCGGGTGTGCTCGCCGACGATCATGCCCTCATAGACCTTCCAGCCCGGCTCGATCATCATCGGGCCGCGGTCCTCGAGGTTCCACAGCGCGTAGGCCACCGCCTCGCCCGGCTCATTCGCGATCAGCACGCCATTGCGCCGGCCGACCATCTCGCCCTTGAACGGGGCGTAGGCGTGGAACAGCCGGTTCATGATCGCGGTGCCGCGGGTGTCGGTGAGCAGCTCGCCCTGGTAGCCGATCAGGCCGCGGGTCGGGGCGTGGAACACCAGCCGCAGCCGGCCGCCGCCGGAGGGGCGCATCTCGACCATCTCCGCCTTGCGGGCGGACAGCTTCTCCACCACCACGCCGGCGTGGTCCTCGTCGACGTCGATCACCACCTCCTCGACCGGCTCCAGCACGCTTCCGGACGAATCCTTGCGGTACACCACCTGCGGCCGCGACACCGCGAGCTCGAAGCCCTCGCGGCGCATGGTCTCGATCAGGATCGCCAGCATCAGCTCGCCGCGGCCGGAGACCTCGAAGGAGTCCTTCTCGGTCGATTCAGCGACGCGAAGTGCGACGTTGCCCTCGGCCTCCTTGAACAGCCGGTCGCGGATGACGCGGCTGGTCACCTTGTCGCCCTCGGTTCCGGCCAGCGGCGAGTTGTTGACCATGAAGGTCATCGACACCGTCGGCGGGTCGATCGGCTGCGCCTTCAGCGGCTCATCCACCTCCATGGCGCAGAAGGTGTCGGCGACGGTGCCCTTGGTCATGCCGGCGATGGAGATGATGTCGCCGGCCGAGGCCTCGTCGATCGCGGTCCGCTCGATGCCGCGGAACGCCAGGATCTTGGTGATGCGGCCCTGCTCGACCACCATGCCGTCGCGCGACAGCACCTTGATCGGCTGGTTGGGCTTGATGGTTCCTGAGCGAATCCGCCCGGTGATGATGCGGCCGAGATAGGGGTTGGCCTCGATGATGGTGCCGAGCAGGCGGAACGGCCCCTCGTCGACATCCGGCGCGGCGACGTGCTCCAGCACGAGGTCGAACAGCGGCGCCATGCCCTGGTCCTTGGGACCCTCGGGCGCCTTGGCGATCCAGCCTTCCTTGGCCGAGCCGTACAGGATCGGGAAGTCGAGCTGGTCGTCATTGGCGTCGAGCGCGGCGAACAGGTCGAACACCTCGTTGACCACCTCGGTGATGCGGGCGTCCGGCCGGTCGACCTTGTTGACCAGCACGATCGGCTTCAAGCCGAGCTTGAGCGCCTTGCCGACCACGAACTTGGTCTGCGGCATCGGTCCCTCGGCGGCGTCGACCAGCACGATGGCACCGTCCACCATGTTGAGGATGCGCTCGACCTCGCCGCCGAAGTCGGCGTGGCCCGGGGTGTCGACGATGTTGACGCGGGTGCCGTGCCACTCGACCGAGGTGCACTTGGCAAGGATGGTGATGCCGCGTTCGCGTTCGAGGTCGTTGGAATCCATCACCCTCTCGGCCACCCGCTGGTTCTCGCGGAAGGCGCCGGATTGTTGCAGCAGGCGGTCGACCAGGGTGGTCTTGCCGTGGTCGACGTGGGCAATGATGGCAATGTTGCGCAGGCTCATGAACGATCTTTCGGGGCAGCCGGAGGCGGCACCCCGGCGGGGCGGTTGCCCACGGGCTGGCGTCTCTAAGCGGGGTGGATAAGCGGCGTCGCGTCTCGCTTAGCCGACCCTGGGCGACGGTTCAATGACGCTGGACGAGATCCGGCCGCTCGGGCAGGTTACGCCGCGTGGTCGAGCGACCCGCCCGGCCGGGCCGCGCGCACCAGCATCATCTCGCCGACATTCTCCGGCGTGACCAGCCCGACCAGCCGCTCGGCGTCGTCGACCACACCGAGCGCGGGCGCCTGGCTCTGGCGCAGCCGCTGCAGCGCCAGAGCCAGCGGCTCCAGGCTGTGCGCGGTCGGCACCTCGACCAGCACTTCCAGCACCGGCGTCGCGCCGCCGGATTGGCGCAGCGCCGCCAGCATGGCCTCGCGGGTGAGCACGCCGCGCAGCCGCCCGGCGCCGTCGACCACCGGGAACTCCTTCTGGCTGGTGCGCAGAAGCTCGTCGACGGCGGTGTCGACGGTGGCGTTCGGCAGCAGGGTCTCGAACTTGGTGATCATCGCCGCCGACACTGGCATGTCGCGGGTGGCGTCGCGCAGCGCGACGTCGTTGGACTCGGCCGTGGCGGCAAGATAGACGAAAATGGCGATGAAGATCAAAAGCGGGTTGTAGAACAGGCCGACAAAGCCGAGCAGGAACGCCACGCCCTGGCCGACCGCGGCGGCAAGGGCGGTGGCGCGGGCAAAGCCCATCCGGGTGGCGAGCAGGGCGCGCAGCACCCGGCCGCCATCCATCGGGAACGCCGGGATCATGTTGAAGGCGGCGAGAAACAGGTTGGCCGCGGTCAGCCGGGCGATCAGGCTCGCGCCGGCATTCTCGATCTCGTTGAGGTAGCTGAGGTCGATCGCCGCGCCCATCGCCAGCATCAGCACGCCGGCGATCACCACGTTCACCGCCGGCCCGGCCAGCGCCACCACCAGCTCCTGGCCCGGCTTCTCGGGCATGCGCTCCAGGCTGGCGACGCCGCCGATCGGCAGCAAGGTGACGTCGGGGGTGCGGATGCCGTAGCGGCGGGCGGCGAAGATGTGGCCGAACTCGTGCGCCACCACGCAGGCGAACAGCAGCGAGATGAACAGCACGGCGTCGAGCGCAGCGCTGGCGCCGCCGGTGGCGTAGCCGGCGATGCCGATCCAGGCGAGCAGGATCAGAAACGTCAGATGGATCCGCACGACGGTGCCGGCGATGACGCCGATCGGGATGGACCACGACATGCCTTCTCTCCTGTTGACCGCGCCGGCGCCGCAGTTGACCGGACCAGCCTCGGCGCCGACTTTAGCAGGCTCCCGCGCGGCATCGGCTATCGTACCGAGCTTAAGGGACCGTTGGGCAAGGCCGGCCGGACGATCTGCGCCGCCGCTGTCGTCCGCGGTTCGAGGCGCCGGCCCAATCTAATGTAGGCACCGTGGTGCGAAAGTCGCGGCGTGCCGCTGGTTTCCGCCGCGGGCGGATACCGCCCGCCTGCCGTTAACCCTCTATTAACGATCCTCCTTGAAGCGAGCCGGCCGGCGTGCTTCGATTGCGCCATGTCGACGATCACCATCGAAATCCGGCGAGCGCGGACTGACGACGCGCAGAACCTCGCAGAGGCACACGACGAGGCATGGCGGGCGGCCTATCGCGGTTTGATTCCCGGCATGGAACTGGAGCGACTCATCAACCGGCGCGGTCCTGGCTGGTGGGAGACGGCAATCGGGCGCGGTTCGCGGATCTCGCTGATCATGTTCGGCGACCGGGTGGCGGGCTACGCCAATTACGGCCGCAACCGGGCCAAGAGCCTGCCCTACGCCGGTGAGGTCTACGAGATCTACCTGAAGCCGGAATTCCAGGGCATCGGTTTCGGCCGACGGCTGTTCGGCCACGCCCGCCGCGATCTGTCGACCTGCGGCATGGCCTCGACGGTGGTGTGGGCGCTGTCCGACAACGACCTCGCCACCGGCTTCTACCGCTCGCTCGGCGGCCGCGCCGTGGCGCGCTCCTCGGAGACCTTCGGCACCCGCGTGCTCGACAAGGTCGCGTTCGCCTGGCCGAGCTGAGGCAGGGGTTCCGCCGCGGCCTGCCGAACCCGCCCGGTTCGTCCAGTCCGGCGAGGGTGACGGCTCCCAGCGCCGCGCCGACGTTCCCAGCCCGCCGTGGACGCGGCGGCGCACGGAGGGGTTTGCGCAAGCTTTGCGATTGTCGGCGGCCGTCCGCGGCCATAAGAAGGGCGCGGACAAGGAGAAATCCCCGATGCGCATTGACGCCATATCGATCGGCGAGAACCCGCCGTACGAAATCAACGCCGTGATCGAGGTGCCGACCGGTGGCGACCCGATCAAATACGAGATGGACAAGGCGTCCGGCACGCTGGTGGTGGATCGCTTTCTCTACACCTCGATGCACTATCCCGGAAACTACGGGTTCATCCCGCACACCTTGTCCGACGACGGCGATCCGCTCGACGTGCTGGTGCCCAACCAGCGCGCCATCATCCCCGGCGCCATCCTGGCGGTGCGGCCGATCGGCGTCCTGTTCATGCAGGACGAGTCCGGGATGGATGAGAAGATCATCGCGGTGCCGACCCCCAAGCTGACGCCGCGCTATCAGCATCTGCACCACTACACCGACCTGCCTGACATCACCCGCCAGCAGATCCAGCACTTCTTCGAGCATTATAAGGATCTGGAGCCCGGCAAATGGGTGAAGGTGACCCGCTGGGGCGACCGTGAGGAGGCCCACCAGCTGATCATCGAGGCGATCGAGCGCGCCAAGCAGGCCAAGGCCGGCACATGACGACGGCCAGGTGAGCGCCGCGCCGTGACAGCTTCGACCCCGGCCGGGGGGGCGCCCGGTTACGCCGGCCCGGCCGGGGTTGCCGGCTGGCTGTTGTTCGACTGGGCCGGACAACCGTTCTTCACCCTCGTCACCACCTTCGTGTTTGCGCCGTATTTCGCCGCGGTGGTGGCGCCCGACCCCGCCAGCGGCCAGGCGTTGTGGGGCTTTGCCACCGCCGCGGCGGGCCTTGCCATCGCGCTGCTGTCGCCGGCGCTCGGCGCCATCGCCGATGCCGGCGGACCGAAGAAGCCGTGGGTGGCGGCGTTCGGCGGGCTGATGTGCCTGGCGGCGGTCTCGCTCTGGTGGGTGGTGCCCGGCGCGCCGGGGGCGGTGACGCTCGGCCTCGTTGCCTTCGCCATAGGCACCGTCGGCGCGGAGTTCGCCCAGACCTTCAACAACGCCCAGATGCCGCGGGTGGTGCCCCCGGAAAAGCTCGGCCGGCTGTCCGGCACCGGCTGGGCGGTGGGCTATCTCGGCGGCCTGGTCAGCCTGTTTCTCACCTTGGGGTTCCTCGCCGCCGACCCGGTCACCGGCAACACCCTGCTCGGCCACGTCCCGGCGTTCGGGCTCGACCCCGCCGCGCGCGAGGGCGAGCGCCTGACCGGGCCGTTTTCGGCGCTGTGGTTCCTGGTGTTCGTGATCCCGATGTTGCTGTTCACACCCGACGCGCCGCGCCAGCTGCCGCTGCGGCGCGCGGTGGGCGAGGGGTTCCGCGCACTGCGCCGCACCGTCGCGCACGTTCGCGCTCACCGGAACATCCTGGCGTTCCTCGCCGCCAACATGATCTACACCGACGGGCTGATCGCGCTGTTCGCGTTCGGCGGCATCTATGCCGCCGGCACCTTCGGTTGGTCGGCGGTCGAGCTCGGGGTGTTCGGCATCCTGCTCACCATCGCCGGCACGCTCGGGGCGCTCGCCGGCGGCTGGCTCGACGACAGGCTGGGCCCGAAGCCGGTGATCCTCAGTGGCCTGGCGCTGCTGGCGATCGCCAGCGTGCTGGTGCTGTCGGTCGGCCGCGATTTCGTGCTGTTCGTGATCGCGGTGCCGCCGGCGGCCCCAGGCCACGGGCTCTATGACTCGCTGCCGGAGCAGCTTTACGTCGGCTTCGGCCTTTTGATCGGCGCCGCGGCGGGCCCGGTGCAGGCGTCGTCGCGGGCGCTGCTGGCACAGCTGGCGCCGGCCCACGACATCGGCCAGTTCTTCGGCCTGTTCTCGCTGTCGGGAAAGCTGACCTCGTTCGCCGGGCCGTTCCTGGTCGGCGTCGTCACCGCGCTGAGCGGCAGCCAGCGGCTCGGCATCGCGGTCCTGGTGGCGTTCTTCGCGGTGGGGATGGCGATCTTGGCGCAGGTCAAGACGCCGGAGACCGTGCGGGGGTGAGCCTCCTGCCGTCATCCCGGCCAAGCGGCGAAGCCGCGCGAGCCGGGATCGTCGGCACAAAGGTGCCCGTCCTGCTCGCGGTCCCGGGTCGCGCGGGCATCCCGCTCGCCCGGGACGACGATTGATCAGATCAATGCCTGAAATGCCGGGTGCCGGTCAGCACCATGGCGAGGCCGCGCTCATCCGCCGCCGCGATCACCTCATTGTCGCGGATCGAGCCGCCGGGCTGGATCACCGCGGTCGCGCCAGCTTCCGCCGCCGCGATCAGGCCGTCGGCGAACGGGAAGAACGCGTCGGATGCCACCACGCAGCCCTTGGTGAGCGGCGCGGCGAGGCCGGCCGCCTCCGCCGCGTCGATCGCCTTCCTGGCGGCAATGCGGGCGGAATCGAGCCGGCTCATCTGGCCGGCGCCGATGCCGACGGTGGCGCGGTCCTTGGCGTAGATGATGGTGTTCGACTTGACGTGCTTGCAGACCCGGAACGCGAACTGGAGATCCGCAAGCTCGGCCGCGGTGGGCGCGCGCTTGGTGACCACCTTCAAGTCCATGGCCTCGACCACCGCATCGTCGCGCGACTGAACGAGCAGGCCGCCGGCCACCGTCTTGGCGGTGAGGCCGGCGCTCCGCGGGTCAGGCAGGCCGCCGGCGATCAAGAGGCGCAGGTTCTTCTTGGCGGCGAACACCGCGATGGCGTCGTCGTCGGCCTCCGGCGCGATCACCACCTCGGTGAAGATCTCGGCAATCGCCCGTGCGGTCTCGGCGTCGAGCCGGCGGTTGACGGCGATGATGCCGCCGAACGCCGACACCGGATCGCACATCAGCGCCTTGCGGTAGGCTTCCAGCAGCGAGGGCGCCTCGGCGACGCCGCACGGGTTGGCGTGCTTGACGATCACCACCGCCGGGGTGCGGGTGGGATCGAACTCGGCGACGCACTCATAGGCGGCGTCGGTGTCGTTGATGTTGTTGTAGGACAGCTCCTTGCCCTGGAGCTGGCGGGCGGAGGCGACGCCGGGCCGCACCTC is from Blastochloris viridis and encodes:
- the typA gene encoding translational GTPase TypA, encoding MSLRNIAIIAHVDHGKTTLVDRLLQQSGAFRENQRVAERVMDSNDLERERGITILAKCTSVEWHGTRVNIVDTPGHADFGGEVERILNMVDGAIVLVDAAEGPMPQTKFVVGKALKLGLKPIVLVNKVDRPDARITEVVNEVFDLFAALDANDDQLDFPILYGSAKEGWIAKAPEGPKDQGMAPLFDLVLEHVAAPDVDEGPFRLLGTIIEANPYLGRIITGRIRSGTIKPNQPIKVLSRDGMVVEQGRITKILAFRGIERTAIDEASAGDIISIAGMTKGTVADTFCAMEVDEPLKAQPIDPPTVSMTFMVNNSPLAGTEGDKVTSRVIRDRLFKEAEGNVALRVAESTEKDSFEVSGRGELMLAILIETMRREGFELAVSRPQVVYRKDSSGSVLEPVEEVVIDVDEDHAGVVVEKLSARKAEMVEMRPSGGGRLRLVFHAPTRGLIGYQGELLTDTRGTAIMNRLFHAYAPFKGEMVGRRNGVLIANEPGEAVAYALWNLEDRGPMMIEPGWKVYEGMIVGEHTRDNDLEVNVIKGKKLTNIRTTSKDEAVRLTPPLRMTLEKALAYIDVDELVEVTPKSIRLRKTILDPNDRKKSERARKDVTPTA
- a CDS encoding site-2 protease family protein produces the protein MSWSIPIGVIAGTVVRIHLTFLILLAWIGIAGYATGGASAALDAVLFISLLFACVVAHEFGHIFAARRYGIRTPDVTLLPIGGVASLERMPEKPGQELVVALAGPAVNVVIAGVLMLAMGAAIDLSYLNEIENAGASLIARLTAANLFLAAFNMIPAFPMDGGRVLRALLATRMGFARATALAAAVGQGVAFLLGFVGLFYNPLLIFIAIFVYLAATAESNDVALRDATRDMPVSAAMITKFETLLPNATVDTAVDELLRTSQKEFPVVDGAGRLRGVLTREAMLAALRQSGGATPVLEVLVEVPTAHSLEPLALALQRLRQSQAPALGVVDDAERLVGLVTPENVGEMMLVRAARPGGSLDHAA
- a CDS encoding GNAT family N-acetyltransferase, whose product is MSTITIEIRRARTDDAQNLAEAHDEAWRAAYRGLIPGMELERLINRRGPGWWETAIGRGSRISLIMFGDRVAGYANYGRNRAKSLPYAGEVYEIYLKPEFQGIGFGRRLFGHARRDLSTCGMASTVVWALSDNDLATGFYRSLGGRAVARSSETFGTRVLDKVAFAWPS
- the ppa gene encoding inorganic diphosphatase, translating into MRIDAISIGENPPYEINAVIEVPTGGDPIKYEMDKASGTLVVDRFLYTSMHYPGNYGFIPHTLSDDGDPLDVLVPNQRAIIPGAILAVRPIGVLFMQDESGMDEKIIAVPTPKLTPRYQHLHHYTDLPDITRQQIQHFFEHYKDLEPGKWVKVTRWGDREEAHQLIIEAIERAKQAKAGT
- a CDS encoding MFS transporter; this encodes MTASTPAGGAPGYAGPAGVAGWLLFDWAGQPFFTLVTTFVFAPYFAAVVAPDPASGQALWGFATAAAGLAIALLSPALGAIADAGGPKKPWVAAFGGLMCLAAVSLWWVVPGAPGAVTLGLVAFAIGTVGAEFAQTFNNAQMPRVVPPEKLGRLSGTGWAVGYLGGLVSLFLTLGFLAADPVTGNTLLGHVPAFGLDPAAREGERLTGPFSALWFLVFVIPMLLFTPDAPRQLPLRRAVGEGFRALRRTVAHVRAHRNILAFLAANMIYTDGLIALFAFGGIYAAGTFGWSAVELGVFGILLTIAGTLGALAGGWLDDRLGPKPVILSGLALLAIASVLVLSVGRDFVLFVIAVPPAAPGHGLYDSLPEQLYVGFGLLIGAAAGPVQASSRALLAQLAPAHDIGQFFGLFSLSGKLTSFAGPFLVGVVTALSGSQRLGIAVLVAFFAVGMAILAQVKTPETVRG
- the purH gene encoding bifunctional phosphoribosylaminoimidazolecarboxamide formyltransferase/IMP cyclohydrolase, producing the protein MPERIRPIGRALLSVSDKTGLVPFARALASHGVALVSTGGTAQALKDAGIAVTDVAEVTGYPEMMDGRVKTLHPKVHGGLLAIRDDAAHAAAMAEHGIPPIDLLVVSLYPFEQTLANGAAYDDCIENIDIGGPAMIRAAAKNHHDVAVVVDAGDYQTVLDEIKAHGGTTLQTRKTLAARAFARTGAYDAAISTWLLAEVGETTPAFRAVGGRLAQRLRYGENPHQWAGFYRTGEVRPGVASARQLQGKELSYNNINDTDAAYECVAEFDPTRTPAVVIVKHANPCGVAEAPSLLEAYRKALMCDPVSAFGGIIAVNRRLDAETARAIAEIFTEVVIAPEADDDAIAVFAAKKNLRLLIAGGLPDPRSAGLTAKTVAGGLLVQSRDDAVVEAMDLKVVTKRAPTAAELADLQFAFRVCKHVKSNTIIYAKDRATVGIGAGQMSRLDSARIAARKAIDAAEAAGLAAPLTKGCVVASDAFFPFADGLIAAAEAGATAVIQPGGSIRDNEVIAAADERGLAMVLTGTRHFRH